The Elaeis guineensis isolate ETL-2024a chromosome 14, EG11, whole genome shotgun sequence genome has a segment encoding these proteins:
- the LOC105057567 gene encoding molybdate transporter 1-like, which produces MINVEDGKTPNPKPEHPGTPTILLAKVRTNLSFQSKWSELNGAMGDLGTYIPIILALALANGLDLGTTLIFTGVYNILTGALFGVPMPVQPMKSIAAVAISSGPDFAVPEIMAAGICTSAVLFFLGATRLMQLAYKLIPLPVVRGIQLSQGLSFAMTAVKYIRNDQDLAKGKSLGQRSWLGLDGLLLAIIATIFIVVINGAGEEEEDNNELAHVGSGEEQRRRRGRRWRRLLVSVPSAVFVFLLGIILAMIRKPSAVKELKPGPSAVHVMRISKHAWKEGFIKGAVPQIPLSVLNSVIAVCKLSADLFPDKPEATATSVSVTVGLMNLVGCWFGAMPCCHGAGGLAGQYKFGGRSGGCVAVLGAAKLVVGVVLGGSMLRVLVEFPVGLLGVLLLFAGVELAMAARDMASKEEAFVMLLCAAASLVGSSAALGFVCGIVAHLLLVHTWWWTK; this is translated from the coding sequence ATGATCAACGTAGAAGACGGTAAGACTCCCAACCCCAAACCGGAGCATCCCGGCACTCCGACCATTCTCCTCGCCAAAGTCCGGACCAACCTATCCTTCCAGTCCAAATGGTCCGAACTGAACGGAGCCATGGGAGACCTGGGCACCTACATCCCCATCATCCTCGCCTTGGCTCTGGCCAACGGCCTCGACCTCGGTACCACCCTCATCTTCACCGGCGTCTACAACATCCTCACCGGCGCCCTCTTCGGCGTCCCCATGCCCGTCCAGCCCATGAAATCCATCGCCGCCGTCGCCATCTCCAGCGGCCCAGACTTCGCCGTCCCCGAGATCATGGCCGCCGGTATCTGCACCTCGGCCGTCCTCTTCTTCCTAGGCGCCACCAGGCTCATGCAACTCGCCTACAAGCTCATCCCCCTCCCCGTCGTGCGAGGAATTCAGCTATCTCAAGGGCTATCCTTCGCGATGACCGCCGTCAAATACATCCGCAACGATCAAGATCTCGCAAAAGGGAAATCTTTAGGGCAGAGGTCATGGCTAGGCCTCGATGGACTGCTTCTAGCCATAATCGCCACCATCTTCATCGTCGTCATAAATGGTGCTGgcgaggaagaagaagataacaACGAGCTTGCTCACGTTGGATCCGGAGAAGAACAGAGACGACGACGAGGGAGGCGATGGAGACGATTACTAGTCTCGGTACCATCCGCCGTGTTCGTCTTCCTGTTAGGCATCATATTGGCTATGATAAGAAAGCCAAGCGCCGTGAAAGAATTGAAACCAGGGCCATCAGCCGTGCATGTGATGAGAATCTCCAAGCATGCATGGAAAGAAGGATTCATCAAAGGAGCGGTGCCTCAGATCCCATTGTCGGTGCTGAATTCGGTGATCGCCGTGTGCAAGCTCTCGGCCGACCTCTTTCCCGACAAGCCGGAGGCGACGGCGACATCGGTGTCGGTCACTGTCGGGCTGATGAATTTGGTTGGTTGTTGGTTCGGGGCGATGCCGTGCTGTCACGGAGCAGGTGGGCTCGCAGGGCAGTACAAGTTCGGCGGGCGGAGCGGCGGTTGCGTGGCGGTGCTCGGGGCGGCGAAGCTGGTCGTGGGGGTGGTGCTCGGGGGGTCGATGCTGAGAGTGTTGGTGGAGTTTCCGGTGGGGTTGTTGGGGGTGCTGCTGCTGTTCGCGGGAGTGGAGTTGGCGATGGCGGCGCGGGACATGGCGTCTAAGGAGGAGGCGTTTGTGATGCTGCTGTGCGCCGCGGCGTCGCTGGTGGGCTCCAGCGCCGCGCTTGGGTTCGTTTGTGGGATCGTTGCGCATCTGCTGCTCGTGCATACATGGTGGTGGACGAAAtga